The proteins below are encoded in one region of Streptomyces marianii:
- a CDS encoding cytochrome c oxidase assembly protein yields the protein MDHSGHGEHGMPMDLPPFTLGRGLEFSSDPFFLAGCLVGLALYGWGVARLRRRGDAWPVGRTVFFTAGVLSIALVMCTKLNDYGMVMFSVHMVQHMVISMLSPILLLLGAPVTLALRALPPAGRGRKGPRELLLALLHSRYMKIVTHPAFTIPMFIASLYGLYFTPLFDFLMGSRAGHIAMMVHFLAVGLIFFWPIMGVDPGPHRPGYVMRMLELFAGMPFHAFFGIALMMASEPMVRAYADPPASLGISALSDQNAAGGIAWAFSEIPSVLVLIALVFQWYRSEQRQAVRKDRAADRDGDKELEAYNAYLASLQARSR from the coding sequence ATGGATCACAGCGGGCACGGCGAGCACGGGATGCCGATGGACCTGCCGCCGTTCACGCTGGGCAGGGGGCTGGAGTTCTCCTCGGATCCGTTCTTCCTGGCCGGCTGTCTCGTGGGGCTCGCGCTCTACGGCTGGGGGGTGGCACGGCTGCGCCGGCGCGGCGACGCCTGGCCGGTGGGCCGGACGGTCTTCTTCACCGCAGGTGTGCTGAGCATCGCGCTGGTGATGTGCACCAAGCTGAACGACTACGGCATGGTCATGTTCAGCGTGCACATGGTCCAGCACATGGTGATCAGCATGCTGTCGCCGATCCTGCTGCTGCTCGGCGCTCCGGTCACCCTGGCGCTGCGCGCGCTGCCGCCGGCGGGCCGCGGCCGCAAGGGACCGCGCGAGCTGCTGCTGGCCCTGCTGCACAGCCGCTACATGAAGATCGTCACGCACCCCGCGTTCACGATCCCGATGTTCATCGCGAGCCTCTACGGCCTGTACTTCACCCCGCTCTTCGACTTCCTCATGGGGTCCAGGGCCGGCCACATCGCGATGATGGTGCACTTCCTCGCCGTCGGACTGATCTTCTTCTGGCCGATCATGGGCGTGGACCCGGGCCCGCACCGCCCCGGCTATGTGATGCGGATGCTGGAGCTCTTCGCGGGCATGCCCTTCCACGCGTTCTTCGGTATCGCGCTGATGATGGCCTCCGAGCCGATGGTGCGGGCGTACGCCGATCCCCCGGCCTCACTCGGGATCAGCGCGCTCTCCGACCAGAACGCGGCGGGCGGCATCGCCTGGGCCTTCAGCGAGATCCCGTCGGTGCTGGTGCTGATCGCCCTGGTGTTCCAGTGGTACCGCTCCGAGCAGCGCCAGGCCGTCCGCAAGGACCGGGCCGCGGACCGGGACGGCGACAAGG
- a CDS encoding 6-phosphofructokinase: MRIGVLTSGGDCPGLNAVIRSVVHRAVVDHGDEVIGFHDGWKGLLEADYRKLDLDAVAGILARGGTILGSSRVQPAHLVDGVERAKGHVAELGLDAIIPIGGEGTLKAANLLAQAGLPIVGVPKTIDNDIASTDVTFGFDTAVGVATEALDRLKTTAESHQRVLIVEVMGRHTGWIALHSGMAAGAHAIVVPERPFDIEELTKRVGARFEAGKRFAIVVVAEGAKPREGSMDFDEGGKDVYGHERFAGVARQLSVELEERLGKEARPVILGHVQRGGTPTAYDRVLATRFGWHAVEAAHRGEFGMMTALRGTDITMVPLAQAVETLKTVPQDRYEEAETVL, from the coding sequence ATGCGCATTGGTGTCCTCACCTCCGGCGGCGACTGCCCCGGGCTCAACGCGGTCATCCGCTCTGTCGTGCACCGCGCCGTCGTCGACCACGGTGACGAGGTGATCGGCTTCCACGACGGCTGGAAAGGCCTGCTGGAGGCCGACTACCGCAAGCTCGACCTCGACGCCGTCGCCGGCATCCTCGCCCGCGGCGGCACGATCCTCGGGTCCTCGCGGGTACAGCCCGCTCATCTCGTCGACGGCGTCGAGCGGGCCAAGGGGCACGTCGCCGAACTGGGCCTCGACGCGATCATCCCGATCGGTGGCGAGGGCACGCTGAAGGCGGCGAACCTGCTGGCCCAGGCCGGTCTGCCGATCGTCGGTGTGCCGAAGACCATCGACAACGACATCGCGTCGACCGACGTCACCTTCGGCTTCGACACCGCCGTCGGGGTCGCGACCGAGGCCCTCGACCGGCTGAAGACCACCGCCGAGTCCCACCAGCGGGTGCTGATCGTCGAGGTCATGGGCCGACACACCGGCTGGATCGCCCTGCACTCCGGCATGGCGGCCGGTGCGCACGCCATCGTCGTCCCCGAGCGTCCCTTCGACATCGAGGAACTGACCAAGCGGGTCGGTGCCCGGTTCGAGGCCGGCAAGCGGTTCGCGATCGTCGTGGTCGCCGAGGGCGCCAAGCCGCGCGAGGGTTCCATGGACTTCGACGAGGGCGGCAAGGACGTGTACGGCCACGAGCGCTTCGCCGGAGTCGCCCGGCAGCTGTCCGTCGAGCTGGAGGAGCGGCTCGGCAAGGAGGCCCGGCCGGTGATCCTCGGCCACGTCCAGCGCGGCGGTACACCGACCGCGTACGACCGCGTCCTCGCCACCCGGTTCGGCTGGCACGCCGTGGAGGCGGCGCACCGCGGCGAGTTCGGCATGATGACCGCGCTGCGCGGAACGGACATCACGATGGTGCCGCTGGCGCAGGCGGTGGAGACGCTGAAAACCGTCCCGCAGGACCGGTACGAAGAGGCCGAGACGGTCCTCTGA